TTTTTTCAATATAGGGAGGGAAACCACTTATGGAAACAGGGATTCTTTTTATAGAAGAAAACCCAAACCATTCACCATCAATCTCTATCTTCAGACGTTCATTCAGGAAAAAGGCAATACCCAGTCCTATGTTATCAGGAAAGTTTATTTCCATTTCTGCTGGAAACTCTGTTCCATCCATTTTAAAGTCACCATCATATTCAATAGTAAAATCACTTTTGTATCTGAGTCCTATGCTGTATCTTTCCTGTCTGTAAAAAAGTCCCGCAGTCCAGCCGGTGGCAGTCCCCTCCACATCTAACTTTCCATTAAGTTCCAGTGGCGGTACAGGCGGCANNNNNNNNNNNNNNNNNNNNNNNNNNNNNNNNNNNNNNNNNNNNNNNNNNNNNNNNNNNNNNNNNNNNNNNNNNNNNNNNNNNNNNNNNNNNNNNNNNNAAAGTCCCGCAGTCCAGCCGGTGGCAGTCCCCTCCACATCTAACTTTCCATTAAGTTCCAGTGGCGGTACAGGCGGCATTACAGGGATAAGGTATTTCATATTCAGTTTGCTGTTATATATATTGAGTCCGGCACCTGCAGATAAGGAAGGAGTAATTCTGTATGCAACTACAGGAGATATATTCATTGTATACATTGATGAGTAATAAGGGACTGAATACATCCAGTTTCTTACAGCGGACTTACTCCATTCAGTACTCTGTCCATAAGGGAATGTTATACCTAATCCGAATCGTAATGGACTATTATTTCCGATGTCAGTTGAAAAAAATAGATAGGGTAGATAGGTAATAGATTCTTTCATATCTCCATCATAGGTAGTTGTTTTACATTCAGTTACAGGATAGAGTATAGCACTCCCGATTATGAATTGTTGTCCTTCTATCTGAATGAGTCCTGCAGGATTATGTGTAACTGCGGAAGCATCATCACACTGTGCAATAAAAGCACCTGCCTGTGAAAGTGCAGATGCCCCTTCAGGTGGATTTTTGAATGCCTGTGAAAATAGAGAAGAAGCAGTAAGAATTATAATACTGCAGAAACAAACAATAGGTGTATTTTTCATTGTTTCCTCCTTCGTAATTTATTATAACATATATTTTGCAAATAGGTATTATAACATTGTATAATAAGTGATATGACTGGAAACTTCTTGCTCATTTCAGTTGCAGGACTTCCCAAGATATTGTCTGATTTTATACCTGATATAGGGCTTGGAGTTCTTGCATCATCGCTTATCAACGAAGGATGGAGGGTGAAAATTCTTGATTTTAACCAGCCCTCACTATTTTCAGAGGTATTTACGGATGAAATAAGCAGTTTCCTTGAAAGATTTTCCCATAAGGTATTTATTGAAGGGAAAAGCCCTTCTTTAATAGATATAGCAAAACTCAAACTTATAGATAAACGGTTAGAAAAAAATAAAGAAGTTTTTTCTGAAAAACTGCAGGGTTATATTGAAAACTTTGTTGAGAAAGAAAAGATTGATTGTGTGGGATTTAAACTCTGG
Above is a window of bacterium DNA encoding:
- a CDS encoding outer membrane protein transport protein — encoded protein: PPVPPLELNGKLDVEGTATGWTAGLFYRQERYSIGLRYKSDFTIEYDGDFKMDGTEFPAEMEINFPDNIGLGIAFFLNERLKIEIDGEWFGFSSIKRIPVSISGFPPYIEKNWDDIYTIALGTEYKKSDRVKIRGGIIYIPTPIPESTWDPSLPDADSFVITGGGEFSTRIGIFNILAGIHIFDERTIEKGALYDGEYQSTGYFINLEYKIPF
- a CDS encoding outer membrane protein transport protein yields the protein MKNTPIVCFCSIIILTASSLFSQAFKNPPEGASALSQAGAFIAQCDDASAVTHNPAGLIQIEGQQFIIGSAILYPVTECKTTTYDGDMKESITYLPYLFFSTDIGNNSPLRFGLGITFPYGQSTEWSKSAVRNWMYSVPYYSSMYTMNISPVVAYRITPSLSAGAGLNIYNSKLNMKYLIPVMPPVPPLELNGKLDVEGTATGWTAGL